ATTTCTCCATTCCCCACCCCCCCATTCCCCCTGTCTCCTGTCTCCTGTCTCCTGTCTCCTGTCTCCTGTCTCCTGATTAAAAATTATGCAAGAACTAGAACTAAAAATCGGCTGGTTATATCCGACCTTAATGAGTACCTACGGCGATCGAGGTAATGTTATTACTATCCAAAGAAGATGTCAATGGCGTGATATTGCCGTGACAATTATTCCCCTAGATGCTCAAACAGAAGCCGAGACATTTTATCAAGTAGATATAATTGTTGGGGGTGGAGCGCAGGATCGGCAACAGGAGATCGTTATGCGCGATTTACAGGGTAAAAAAGCGGCAGCGATGAAAGAACAATTATCGGCAGGAATACCGGGGGTTTTTACCTGTGGTTCCCCACAATTATTAGGGCATTATTACGAACCAGCTTTCGGTCAAAGAATCGAAGGATTAGGATTATTAGACCTAGTAAGTAAACATCCCGGCCCCAATGCAAAACGCTGTATCGGTAACGTGGTTTTTGAAATTACTGCCTCTCCCTTAGCGGAGGAAATTAAAGCTATGACTGGGGAAAAACCGCTAGTAATTGGCTTTGAAAATCACGGGGGTCGTACCTATTTACAGACCGTTTCTCCTTTAGGAAAGGTGATTACTGGCTACGGAAATAACGGAGAGGACGGTTATGAAGGGGCATTTTACCACAATGCGATCGCTACCTATGCCCACGGTCCCTTACTACCCAAAAATCCCTTTTTAGCTGATTGGTTAATCCAAAAAGCTTTAGAACAAAAGTATCAAAAACCGATTTTTTTAACAAAACTTGATGATTCTCTGGCTCTGAAAGCAAGATTTGCCATGTTTGAACGACTAGAACTAACCGGCGTGACCAATAAAGCCTAAACTGGTCATATACACTTATGGCAGGAGATAGTCAAACTAGCCATTAAGAATTTTAATTCTGGCAGCTTATGAAATTATGACTGGAAAAATTATCGATCGTCAAACGGCGGGGTTTCTCGTCCTCATCATCCCCCTAGCGGTGCTAATCATCCTTGTTTTTACCGCTTGGCCATTGATCCTACTGGTCTTCTTCTTAACTCTTGCAGTCAAGGTGTGGCAAGACTATCGCTGGTCAAAATTATCGACGGTGATTAACCCCTATTTCAATCAACTTTTACAGGACAATCAAGGTTGTCTCACCCCGATTGACCTATCGGCAAAAGCCAATCTCACGGCCAAATTAGCTAGACAATTTTTAGACAAAAAAGCTGAGGAATTTGGGGCGCAAAAAAAAGCTGTAGGCGATCAGGGTATGGCCTATTACTTTATCACCGCCAGTACCTTGGGTAGTATTTTTGATGAGAGTGACCCCTCTTTAGAAGAAATAGAGGAAAAACAAATTCCTGCGATTACGGCATCGAGATATCCCCTGACCAATTTAGAGCAATCCCAGGAGGCTAAATCCCCCCTGATTGTCGCCGAAAAAAGCGAAAATTCTGTCCCAGAAGTTCCTGTTATTTCCTCCTCCCAACCTCTGACCAATTTAGGTAAATTATTTGAGGAAAAAGAGGAAGAAAATACCGCAGCAATCGCTGTTCAAGAAACGGTAATTCAAGAACCGGAGGAGATAATTAATCCTAGTTTAAACAGTTCTGCCAGTTCTTTATCCCAATCAGAATCAGAAGTTAAGGAAGAATCTCTAACCACTGTATCTGAAACCATCTCATCAATGAGTTTGGCGGATTTGGCTAAACGTTTAGGAGTTACCCCGGCCGTTTTGGGTAGAAACAAGAAAAATAAATCCGAAACAGAATTTGCCGATTGGAGTCGCATCAGAGATCCCGACGGTATTGCTTGGAAATTTGACGCAAAAAACTCCCTATTTGTGGCCAACTGATAGGTAATTTGTTTTGTTTTCTAGACAGGCTCAATGCCTGTCTTTTTTGGCTCTAGGATTTGGGGAGATGTCAGCAATTATTGTCGGTTGGGTTGACGCAAGGAAACCCAACCAAGAGTAAGCTAAGACGCATTTAAAGCGCTTATTCTTAAGATTAGCCGAATCTCCCCCAATCCCTTTACTGTTGCCTCTTGCAAGAGTGCCTCTTGCCTCGTCTCAACAAGCAATTTAAATGCGCGGGCAGCTTAA
This Microcystis wesenbergii NRERC-220 DNA region includes the following protein-coding sequences:
- a CDS encoding type 1 glutamine amidotransferase, which translates into the protein MQELELKIGWLYPTLMSTYGDRGNVITIQRRCQWRDIAVTIIPLDAQTEAETFYQVDIIVGGGAQDRQQEIVMRDLQGKKAAAMKEQLSAGIPGVFTCGSPQLLGHYYEPAFGQRIEGLGLLDLVSKHPGPNAKRCIGNVVFEITASPLAEEIKAMTGEKPLVIGFENHGGRTYLQTVSPLGKVITGYGNNGEDGYEGAFYHNAIATYAHGPLLPKNPFLADWLIQKALEQKYQKPIFLTKLDDSLALKARFAMFERLELTGVTNKA